Proteins found in one Anopheles aquasalis chromosome 3, idAnoAquaMG_Q_19, whole genome shotgun sequence genomic segment:
- the LOC126578605 gene encoding patronin isoform X12: MDAQQQQQPASRSAYDMETQESRFAKQKASVKWLLSKAYNNRVPEILKDPFYRDHDGQDHLKPQIVVGLGNASIYCQVLSNIYSDPNYQSLNHWSILQTLSRKGVPVNESPDQPLTETVLIQTNPLRINAHMAVIESLMVLYAKEVASSGRICSALERISGRSSVSAPGVQHHEPALLSWISHVIGALKKRIDYEVAANGGSGAVDEYGQRHQSPDVPPVRDFRELCDGVCLAYLISYYCPKLVPWHSVKFNHVPTIEDSIHNILIVSNFSERSLPYSVFHMSPEDITYMRGSMKPNLVVLLADLFNLFEIHPAKCVCYPGMEQQPTDTAGAGATNEHGIAHRRGFANQPTIAAIPDLRPGLDSPPGSSGGSGTSSGGGGGNGSANGNRAPFQVNRSPSASTLRKHISSRETPEQHQPHQLYQQQQPQLQQHHHQYQQQQQSSSPYQADPDEGFVVHRSKGVPTLSSMHEPLVPARIRQAKEKTNNDSKAEERGDSIPAGRPSNWEESRKPSFSGRRSRRNSFSDDSQLTIENFGGSQDQLNTVGRFERERKISNTSLTSIEQVVPTRSSLADARGSIQFGYDTDSGNEKQDRDTEKLPGGSSGSGTLRRHNSTTLHSTSGPSDSFARASSSSVERDAVDGDGGSSSMASVSGMAAAAAAVQADVELTPRRKTSFAALPNNTTTWQQQAISVQKMDDVDDNQPMEDASKISTIKLKLEEKRRLIEQEKRRIESAWSKQLQTVGKQAFLQAINKSKSGSNVPGEAESTSKESNDGATVVEDDDVVVEKAERPCSLKDLDDHSSSKYEQKWSAQIIEPKKTPDLENMDLEQYQQYGSQQSIPASTYRPMNTQLFGSSPHLPQQQSSPINYGMRPPSRDPYHSPHTMQYVNDQGQYIQQNQQMQQQQNYGPSHHQLPHHPSNGSHLVYSREQSQTQLITGDQNGHYRTLNKESHQYSSNPYLNMEHHHAQQQQQFYHQDTNHYRDPYHQQQQPQQQQQQQQPEVQSTHGGQFFLHDNSSTPPQPTQRRTWAQSAVAAGVGAGGSPIIAGLASNSMVDVNAWNHGPKAGGGMGGYNKSPAPSGGFSLHHNGDGDSGYGGGRVGSGGSGGSQQSFQNLFEVHHPHHMGQSAASPQHSKVRNQISQMMISNGNSPSSGGPMHGGNGSGGGVAHDYRDNRSMPLSPPIDDMAPQSISFIGDEDTGDVEINTSKSGGAVNDSFGLRQQQQQLDALYGGMKGTAGHRNSVGGATAQDLDKHLSKLNITSGNRTYRIPSPTRPSLNSNSFHDPQEDVNEKGFYISFDNEQPKRPKPPLRTKRSPKKDKPLAGGEPTESEKRRDSLINDKPSTRVETNATNFGTFSVKTANSFSSNFNEEHNAAHVRKSIIADSSGASPFEPVVHKMNVVGSSSAGPPQQTTMMMHQMMDGGGDRRHMLEDSIIMNNNNNNGHYSSHNNSSDGYSSESDRKAKIVIDVATDQTSVDEMERKKEKIMLLSLQRRQQAEEAKARKEIEAMQRREKEREKEEERARKKEEQFARRQAILEAHKIKKAIEEAEREGKTIDRELQIKHQQYQQQLHQTAHSSTPTPAAKMRTQKLSRPRPKTIHVESGSVDLSEASSLSSRGKKGSNSNLTGLGMHSASNTIRRDYYRGSQDSLAIRESPDEYPSSSSTPIGRRGSYKTGREPATIERGRTLSRISLAKGANFRGRKSNSLMNLCDSDSGLGRATPPRRAPSPGMGPSSRHLPSPSGPGSLPPGLITKRRGFDDGSSDISSNASSMMDYSAGPRLYKQPATKSNRGIILNAVEYCVFPGAVNRDAKQKVLEKIARSEAKHFLVLFRDAGCQFRALYGYWPENEQIIKLYGTGPSQVDDVMFDKFFKYNSGAKCFTQVHTKHLTVTIDAFTIHNSLWQGKKANLPSKKDMALVI, translated from the exons GCCAAACAGAAAGCGTCCGTCAAGTGGCTGCTATCGAAAGCGTATAACAATCGTGTGCCAGAGATACTGAAGGATCCGTTCTACCGGGATCACGATGGGCAGGATCACCTGAAGCCGCAGATCGTGGTCGGGCTCGGTAACGCATCGATCTACTGTCAGGTGCTGAGTAACATCTACTCGGACCCGAACTATCAGAGCCTGAACCACTGGTCGATCCTGCAGACACTCTCCCGGAAGGGGGTCCCGGTGAACGAGTCACCGGATCAGCCACTCACCGAGACGGTGCTGATACAGACGAATCCTCTTAGAATT AATGCACATATGGCTGTGATAGAGTCGCTGATGGTGTTGTACGCTAAGGAGGTGGCTTCCAGTGGAAGAATTTGCAGTGCTTTAGAAAG AATATCGGGCCGAAGCAGTGTCTCGGCGCCGGGCGTTCAGCATCATGAACCGGCCTTACTGAGTTGGATTTCGCATGTGATCGGTGCGCTGAAGAAGCGCATCGACTACGAGGTggcggccaacggtggcagtggagcTGTAGATGAATAC GGTCAACGGCATCAAAGTCCGGACGTTCCACCTGTACGGGATTTTCGTGAACTGTGCGACGGTGTTTGTTTGGCTTATCTAATCTCATACTACTGTCCCAAACTAGTTCCTTGGCATAGCGTTAAATTCAACCACGTACCAACCATTGAG GATTCTATTCACAATATCTTGATAGTTAGTAACTTTTCCGAGCGAAGTTTGCCATACAGTGTGTTTCACATGTCACCCGAGGACATCACCTACATGCGAGG TTCAATGAAACCGAATCTGgtcgtgctgctggctgatTTGTTCAATCTTTTCGAAATCCATCCGGCCAAATGTGTCTGCTATCCGGGCatggagcagcagcccacAG ACACAGCCGGAGCGGGCGCTACTAACGAACACGGCATTGCCCATCGCAGGGGTTTCGCGAATCAACCGACTATCGCGGCCATTCCCGATTTGCGTCCCGGGCTCGATTCGCCGCCGGGCAgcagtggcggcagcggcaccagcagtggtggtggtggcggcaatggTAGTGCCAATGGCAATCGAGCGCCATTTCAAG TCAATCGGTCACCATCGGCCAGCACACTCAGGAAGCATATTTCGAGTCGGGAAACGCCGGAGCAACATCAGCCGCATCAgctgtaccagcagcagcagccacagctgcagcaacaccaccaccagtatcaacagcaacaacaatcatcatcaccctaTCAAGCGGATCCTGATGAAG GATTCGTGGTGCACAGAAGTAAAGGAGTGCCAACGTTATCATCGATGCATGAGCCACTGGTACCGGCCAGGATAAGGCAAGCGAAGGAGAAAACCAACAACGATTCCAAAGCGGAAGAACGAG GTGATAGCATCCCCGCTGGTCGGCCGAGCAACTGGGAAGAATCGCGCAAACCCAGCTTCTCAG GGCGACGGTCTCGCAGGAATTCCTTCAGCGATGATTCTCAGCTAACGATCGAGAACTTTGGTGGATCACAAGATCAACTCAATACGGTTGGACGGTTTGAACGAGAGCGCAAGATCTCCAATACGAGCCTGACGTCGATCGAACAGGTCGTTCCGACGCGATCCTCCCTTGCCGATGCCCGCGGATCGATTCAGTTCGGGTACGATACGGATTCGGGCAATGAGAAGCAGGATCGTGATACGGAGAAGCTTCCGGGAGGAAGCAGTGGTAGCGGCACGTTGCGTCGTCACAACAGTACCACCCTACATTCCACCAGTGGGCCAAGCGACAGTTTTGCTCGAGCCAGTAGCAGCTCCGTCGAACgggatgctgttgatggtgatggcggtagCTCTTCGATGGCCAGCGTAAGCGGGATGGCcgcggcagctgctgcggtTCAGGCGGATGTGGAACTAACGCCCCGTCGCAAAACCTCTTTCGCTGCCCTaccaaacaacaccaccacctggcaGCAACAAGCCATCAGCGTCCAGAAAATGGATGATGTTG ATGACAATCAGCCAATGGAAGATGCGTCCAAAATATCCACCATCAAGTTAAAGCTGGAGGAAAAGCGGCGTCTTATAGAGCAGGAAAAGCGTCGCATTGAATCGGCTTGGTCGAAGCAGTTGCAAACGGTTGGCAAACAGGCTTTCTTACAGGCTATTAACAAG AGCAAAAGCGGCAGCAATGTGCCGGGTGAGGCGGAATCCACCTCGAAAGAATCGAATGACGGGGCTACGGTAgtagaggatgatgatgttgtagTAGAAAAGGCGGAACGGCCCTGCTCGCTCAAG GATTTGGATGatcatagcagcagcaagtatgAGCAGAAGTGGAGTGCACAAATAATCGAACCGAAGAAGACTCCCGATTTGGAGAACATGGACCTGGAGCAGTATCAA CAATATGGTTCCCAGCAGAGCATCCCGGCATCGACGTATCGTCCGATGAACACCCAGCTGTTCGGCTCTAGTCCTCATCTACCGCAACAGCAATCGTCGCCGATCAACTACGGTATGCGGCCACCTAGTCGTGATCCCTACCATTCACCGCACACGATGCAATATGTGAACGATCAGGGACAGTACATtcagcagaaccagcagatgcagcaacagcaaaactaCGGTCCGAGCCATCATCAACTACCGCATCATCCCAGTAACGGTAGCCATCTGGTCTATAGCCGTGAACAGAGCCAAACCCAGCTGATTACGGGCGATCAAAATGGACATTATCGTACGCTGAACAAGGAAAGCCACCAATACTCATCGAATCCCTACCTGAATATGGAACACCAccacgcacagcagcagcagcagttctaTCACCAGGACACGAATCACTACCGGGATCcgtatcaccagcagcaacaaccgcaacaacaacaacaacaacaacaaccggaagTACAGTCAACTCACGGTGGACAGTTCTTTCTGCACGACAACAGTTCTACACCGCCGCAGCCGACGCAACGTCGTACCTGGGCACAGTCGGCAGTGGCggccggtgttggtgctggtggatcaCCGATAATAGCTGGCCTGGCGTCCAACAGTATGGTGGATGTAAATGCCTGGAATCATGGTCCAaaagctggtggtggaatgggagGATATAACAAGTCACCCGCTCCAAGTGGTGGGTTCTCGCTGCATCACAACGGCGATGGTGATAGTGGGTACGGTGGCGGTCGTGTAGgaagtggtggcagtggtggtagtCAGCAGTCATTCCAAAACCTGTTCGAGGtacatcatccgcatcatatGGGTCAGTCGGCGGCTAGTCCGCAGCACAGCAAGGTGCGCAATCAAATCTCCCAAATGATgatcagcaacggcaacagtcCGTCCAGTGGGGGACCGATGCACGGTGGtaatggtagtggtggaggtGTAGCACACGACTACCGTGACAACCGCAGTATGCCGCTGTCGCCACCCATCGATGATATGGCACCGCAGAGCATTTCCTTCATCGGTGACGAGGATACGGGTGACGTCGAGATCAACACTTCGAAGAGCGGCGGAGCGGTGAACGATAGTTTCGGcttacggcagcagcaacaacagctcgaTGCACTGTACGGTGGCATGAAGGGAACGGCTGGCCATCGCAACAGTGTCGGTGGTGCAACGGCACAGGATCTTGACAAGCATCTCAGCAAACTGAACATAACTAGTGGCAACCGTACTTATAGAATACCGTCGCCTACGCGACCGAGTCTCAATTCGAACAGTTTCCAT GACCCACAGGAGGATGTTAATGAGAAAGGGTTCTATATCTCTTTCGACAATGAGCAACCGAAAAGACCGAAGCCACCGTTGCGGACGAAACGGTCGCCAAAGAAGGATAAACCGCTGGCCGGCGGTGAGCCAACGGAAAGTGAGAAGCGCCGGGACAGCCTGATAAATGATAAGCCATCGACGAGAG TAGAAACCAATGCCACCAATTTCGGAACGTTCAGTGTCAAGACGGCGAACAGTTTTTCGAGCAACTTTAACGAGGAGCACAACGCGGCGCACGTGCGGAAGAGCATCATCGCGGACAGCAGTGGCGCTTCACCCTTCGAACCGGTCGTGCACAAGATGAATGTCGTTGGTAGCTCATCGGCAGGGCCGCCTCAGcagaccacgatgatgatgcatcagatgatggatggtggcggtgatcgGCGTCATATGCTGGAGGATAGTATCAtaatgaacaacaacaacaacaatggccactACAGCagtcacaacaacagcagtgaTGGGTACAGCAGTGAATCGGATCGAAAGGCAAAGATTGTGATCGACGTTGCGACCGATCAG ACTTCCGTCGATGAAATGGAGCGCAAGAAGGAGAAAATTATGCTCCTTTCGCTACAGCGACGACAGCAGGCCGAGGAAGCGAAGGCACGGAAAGAGATCGAAGCAATGCAGCGGCGGGAAAAGGAgcgcgagaaggaggaagaaagggCGCGCAAGAAGGAAGAACAGTTTGCCCGCCGGCAAGCCATCCTGGAAGCGCATAAAATTAAGAAAGCTATCGAGGAAGCGGAGAGAGAA GGAAAGACAATCGATCGTGAGCTACAGAtcaagcaccagcagtatcagcagcagctgcatcaaACGGCACACTCATCGACGCCCACACCGGCGGCCAAAATGCGAACGCAGAAGCTGAGCCGACCGCGACCGAAAACGATTCACGTCGAGTCCGGTTCGGTCGATCTTAGCGAAGCGTCGAGTCTGAGTAGCCGAGGAAAGAAGGGATCTAACTCGAATCTAACCG GTCTCGGAATGCACAGTGCCTCGAACACGATCCGCCGAGACTACTATAGAGGATCACAGGATTCGCTGGCAATCAGAG AATCACCGGACGAGTATCCTAGCAGTAGCTCAACGCCCATCGGTCGCCGTGGATCCTACAAAACCGGAAGAG AACCGGCCACAATCGAACGGGGTCGTACACTGTCGCGTATCTCCCTAGCGAAAGGTGCCAATTTCCGGGGACGTAAATCGAATTCCCTGATGAACCTCTGCG ACTCTGACTCCGGACTGGGGCGAGCCACGCCGCCGCGGCGAGCACCGTCGCCCGGGATGGGCCCGTCAAGCCGTCACCTGCCTTCACCGTCCGGACCGGGCTCGTTGCCGCCCGGTTTGATCACGAAACGCCGCGGTTTTGACGACGGTTCCAGCGACATTTCGTCCAATGCCAGCTCCATGATGGATTATAGTG CAGGACCGAGACTGTACAAACAGCCAGCAACGAAGTCGAACCGGGGCATCATACTGAATGCCGTCGAATACTGTGTCTTCCCGGGTGCGGTGAACCGCGATGCCAAGCAGAAGGTACTGGAAAAGATTGCCCGCTCGGAAGCGAAGCACTTCCTGGTGTTGTTCCGCGATGCGGGATGCCAGTTTCGGGCCCTGTACGGCTACTGGCCGGAAAACGAGCAGATCATCAAGCTGTACGGTACCGGACCGAGCCAGGTCGATGATGTGATGTTCGACAAGTTCTTCAA ATACAACTCGGGTGCGAAATGTTTCACCCAAGTGCACACCAAACACCTCACCGTCACGATCGATGCGTTCACGATACACAACTCGCTGTGGCAGGGCAAGAAGGCCAATCTGCCGAGCAAAAAGGATATGGCGCTGGTGATTTGA